In Zunongwangia profunda SM-A87, the following proteins share a genomic window:
- a CDS encoding SusC/RagA family TonB-linked outer membrane protein, whose translation MKNNYKCCNIAVLIPLLCSFFFLGKMNASPFYYHFTYKPHLFVQQQITGIVKDQEGVPIPGVNVIVSGSSSGTITNLDGEYSITARIGDTLVYSYIGFKAFKVQVTETFSGDIILQATIDALEEVVINAGYYNTTRRERTGNISRVTAEDLELQPVVSPLQALQGRMAGVEVSPSTGVAGAAPSFQIRGRNSLRNARGNNGNLPLYIIDGVPVNSSEIQSIGGMLTASGADPLSTLNTANIESIEVLKDADATAIYGSRGANGVVLITTKQGSYSQEKLKIEGQVYSGFSQVPKFVDLMNTRQYIAMREEAFANDNVTPTESKAYDLLLWDQDRYTNWQKEFMGNNAEITNANLNFSGGNQQTSFRIGGTFHDEGSVFPGDLDYQKLGANLAFNHRSKDQRLSLFLQANYGIEKRNLFDNTSFVSQALNLPPNAPEIYDEEGNLNWENSTWNNPLATLYRTNDARTNSLLTNFGFSYLIVKGLTLKANFGYSTLNAEEVTKNPVRSYDPEIQYRIVPTSRHQLTNRDSWVTEPQLHYEFSLEKHNFNIITGLTFQERTDKVLSMRGEGFSNENLLGNLAAADDVKVTTDREIIYKYAAVFGRIGYNWNNKYFINLTGRRDGSSRFGPDKRFANFGAIGAAWIFTEEQWIADHIPLLSFGKLRGSYGTTGSDQIPDYGYLDTYEPTRGPNGLYPTQLTNRDYSWEINKKLEIGTELSFVNGIYNLGVSYYRNRSTNQLVGYPLPSITGFTSVQANLPAVVQNTGWEFEMDISPVTSKNFKWQLAANLTIPKNELLQFDNIDQTSYNQRFVVGQPLSIQRFYNYVGIDQETGLYQVEDVNGDGSYSFADQSVIVDFGRKFYGGINNTISFKNLSLQFLWEFINQKGYTSLAYVTTQPGEMGNKPVDHTNAWRQPGDQTNIQKNSQGINALLSDYYAKQSDLVVGDNSFWRLKTLSLSYKLPQGFINSLKMNQARIFIHGQNLWTFTDFEGLDPQTGNSLPQLRSLTAGLQFNF comes from the coding sequence ATGAAAAATAATTACAAGTGCTGCAATATTGCAGTGCTAATACCCCTTTTATGTTCATTTTTCTTTTTAGGGAAGATGAATGCCAGTCCTTTTTATTATCATTTTACCTATAAACCTCATCTTTTTGTTCAACAACAAATCACCGGAATCGTAAAAGATCAGGAAGGTGTTCCTATTCCCGGGGTCAATGTCATTGTTTCGGGATCATCTAGCGGTACCATCACCAATCTGGATGGGGAATATTCCATTACTGCCCGGATAGGAGATACTCTGGTGTACTCTTATATTGGATTTAAAGCATTTAAAGTTCAGGTAACTGAAACCTTTTCTGGTGATATCATTCTTCAGGCCACTATTGATGCGTTGGAGGAGGTCGTCATCAATGCCGGGTATTATAATACAACACGCCGGGAGCGTACCGGGAATATATCCCGGGTTACTGCCGAGGATTTAGAGCTGCAACCTGTTGTTAGCCCATTGCAAGCTTTGCAAGGACGAATGGCGGGGGTCGAGGTCTCTCCATCTACCGGAGTTGCAGGAGCCGCTCCTTCTTTTCAGATCAGGGGGCGCAATAGTTTAAGGAATGCCAGGGGGAATAATGGTAATTTGCCTTTGTATATTATTGACGGTGTACCGGTAAATTCTTCCGAAATACAGAGCATTGGTGGCATGCTTACAGCCTCTGGAGCAGATCCCTTGTCTACTTTAAATACAGCGAATATCGAAAGTATAGAAGTGCTGAAAGATGCCGATGCTACCGCTATTTATGGTTCTAGAGGGGCTAATGGGGTTGTACTGATCACCACAAAACAGGGCAGCTATAGTCAGGAAAAATTAAAGATAGAAGGACAGGTTTATTCAGGCTTTTCTCAGGTGCCCAAATTTGTCGATTTGATGAACACAAGACAGTACATTGCGATGAGGGAGGAGGCTTTTGCTAATGATAATGTTACCCCAACCGAAAGCAAGGCTTACGATCTTCTACTTTGGGATCAGGATCGGTATACCAACTGGCAAAAGGAATTTATGGGTAATAATGCCGAAATCACCAATGCAAATTTAAATTTTAGCGGCGGAAACCAGCAGACGTCATTTAGGATAGGGGGAACCTTCCATGATGAAGGCTCAGTATTTCCGGGAGATTTGGATTATCAAAAATTAGGGGCCAACCTGGCTTTTAATCATCGCTCTAAAGATCAACGGCTTAGTTTATTTCTACAGGCTAATTATGGTATCGAAAAGCGAAATCTTTTCGATAACACTTCTTTTGTCTCCCAGGCCTTAAATTTACCACCCAATGCTCCTGAAATATATGATGAAGAGGGGAACCTAAACTGGGAAAACAGTACCTGGAATAATCCTTTAGCGACGTTGTATAGGACAAACGATGCCCGTACAAATTCGTTACTGACTAATTTCGGCTTTTCTTATTTGATTGTAAAAGGCCTTACCTTAAAGGCTAATTTTGGTTATTCTACACTAAATGCAGAGGAGGTAACCAAAAACCCGGTGCGTAGTTATGATCCTGAAATTCAATACCGGATAGTTCCTACTTCCCGGCATCAGCTCACCAACAGGGATAGCTGGGTAACAGAGCCACAGCTTCACTATGAGTTCAGCTTGGAAAAACATAATTTTAATATCATTACCGGTCTTACCTTCCAAGAGCGAACCGATAAGGTTTTAAGTATGCGGGGTGAAGGATTTAGTAATGAAAATTTACTGGGAAACCTTGCAGCTGCCGATGATGTTAAGGTAACAACAGATCGGGAGATTATTTATAAATATGCCGCGGTTTTTGGACGTATAGGTTATAATTGGAATAATAAGTATTTTATAAATCTTACCGGTAGAAGGGATGGATCTTCGCGCTTTGGACCTGATAAGCGTTTTGCTAATTTTGGTGCCATAGGTGCTGCCTGGATTTTTACGGAAGAGCAATGGATCGCAGATCATATACCATTGTTATCTTTTGGTAAACTTCGTGGTAGTTACGGGACGACAGGGAGTGATCAAATTCCTGATTATGGATATCTGGATACTTACGAACCCACACGCGGGCCCAATGGTTTGTATCCAACCCAATTAACCAATAGGGACTACTCCTGGGAGATTAATAAGAAACTTGAAATAGGAACCGAGCTCTCATTCGTTAATGGAATTTATAACCTGGGGGTAAGCTACTATAGGAATAGATCAACCAATCAATTGGTGGGGTATCCCTTGCCGTCGATCACGGGATTTACAAGTGTACAGGCAAATCTGCCGGCAGTAGTTCAAAACACGGGATGGGAATTTGAAATGGATATAAGTCCTGTAACTTCAAAAAATTTTAAGTGGCAATTAGCTGCCAATCTTACGATTCCTAAAAATGAACTATTGCAATTCGATAATATCGATCAGACGTCTTATAATCAGCGTTTTGTAGTAGGCCAACCCTTAAGTATCCAACGTTTTTACAACTATGTGGGAATTGATCAGGAAACCGGACTATATCAGGTTGAAGATGTAAATGGTGATGGCAGCTATAGTTTTGCCGACCAGAGCGTGATTGTAGATTTTGGTAGGAAGTTTTACGGTGGAATCAATAATACCATTAGCTTTAAAAACCTGTCCCTACAATTTTTGTGGGAATTTATTAATCAGAAAGGATATACTTCCCTGGCTTATGTGACTACCCAGCCCGGTGAAATGGGGAATAAGCCTGTAGATCATACCAATGCCTGGAGACAACCAGGTGACCAGACCAATATTCAAAAAAACTCGCAAGGAATTAATGCTTTACTGAGTGATTACTATGCCAAGCAAAGTGATTTGGTGGTTGGGGACAATTCTTTTTGGCGATTAAAAACCCTGAGTTTATCCTATAAACTGCCGCAGGGATTCATCAACAGCTTAAAGATGAATCAGGCAAGGATATTTATTCATGGTCAAAACCTATGGACGTTTACAGATTTTGAAGGGCTCGATCCCCAAACAGGCAATAGCCTACCTCAACTTCGAAGCCTAACCGCAGGATTACAGTTTAATTTTTAA
- the xerA gene encoding site-specific tyrosine recombinase/integron integrase, translating into MDYFRNISLYHLMIGKQKMIGIKFQPDKVIHGLIKSLDNPKWSDHFKMVYLPNTKANRSQIFITFKGVAWINYNRFYNNRPSTTGAAQIDSSWFRNRDIPGGYRRCPENYLLKLELKRYSVSTIKTYVTFFEKFINHYSQRDIDSLDECEIRLFLQSLIQENKSNSYINQAINAIKFYYEVVCGMPNRFYDMERPRREHRLPQVISREEIFAIIENTNNIKHRCIVELLYSSGLRRSELLNLKLQDIDSKRMLIKIKAGKGNKDRFTILSEKCLAHLRQYYRKWKPEIYLFEGQPGKQYSGASVLKVVKNASSKAKPNKNISPHILRHSFATHLLESGVDLRKIQVLLGHGSTKTTEIYTHVATNTFKSIKNPLD; encoded by the coding sequence ATGGATTATTTTAGAAACATAAGCCTCTACCATTTAATGATCGGTAAACAAAAGATGATAGGGATTAAATTTCAACCCGATAAGGTCATCCATGGACTTATTAAAAGTCTGGACAACCCCAAATGGAGCGACCATTTTAAGATGGTCTATCTACCCAATACCAAGGCAAACCGCTCCCAGATATTCATTACCTTTAAAGGGGTCGCATGGATCAACTATAACAGGTTTTATAACAATCGCCCTTCCACAACAGGAGCTGCCCAAATAGATAGTTCCTGGTTTCGTAACCGTGATATACCGGGAGGTTACCGCCGTTGCCCAGAAAATTATCTTTTAAAACTGGAGCTTAAAAGGTACTCTGTTAGTACTATTAAAACATATGTCACTTTCTTTGAAAAGTTTATTAATCACTATTCACAGCGGGATATAGACAGTCTGGATGAATGTGAGATTAGATTGTTCCTGCAAAGTTTGATACAGGAGAATAAGTCCAATTCCTACATCAACCAGGCTATAAATGCCATCAAATTTTATTATGAAGTGGTCTGTGGGATGCCTAACCGGTTTTATGATATGGAGCGCCCCAGACGGGAACACAGACTACCCCAAGTTATTTCTAGAGAGGAAATATTTGCGATCATCGAAAACACTAATAATATCAAACACCGCTGTATTGTAGAACTCCTGTATAGTAGCGGTCTGCGCCGATCAGAACTTTTAAACCTGAAGCTTCAAGATATAGACAGTAAGCGCATGCTTATTAAAATTAAAGCAGGTAAAGGCAACAAGGACAGGTTTACTATTTTATCTGAGAAATGCCTTGCCCATTTACGACAGTATTACAGAAAATGGAAACCGGAAATCTACCTTTTTGAAGGGCAACCGGGAAAACAATATAGCGGAGCGAGTGTACTAAAGGTGGTCAAAAACGCCTCTAGCAAGGCCAAACCGAACAAAAATATAAGTCCGCACATCCTGCGCCACAGCTTTGCTACCCACCTTTTGGAATCTGGCGTGGATCTTAGAAAGATACAGGTTTTACTAGGGCATGGTTCTACTAAAACCACTGAAATTTACACCCATGTAGCTACGAATACTTTTAAATCAATTAAAAATCCTTTAGATTAG
- a CDS encoding nucleoside hydrolase-like domain-containing protein, whose product MRYIFLFTFLFCVDYCTAQVDQSDKQRLIVTTDLGGTDPDDIQSIIHLLVCSNVIDIEGLVSSQVWMDDPDKTDKIIESINWYEEILPNLKKHAQGYPEANYLKSVTKRGQAKSNMSGVGKGKDSPGSELIISVVDNKEDKRPVWISGWGGMNTLAQALWKVKNTRSKKELREFIKKIRIYDVLGQDDAGAWIAKSFPDIVYIRNKKIYGWAPSDEWTKKNVQNIMPLGQYYPDRVWATEGDTPAFLFVYANGLNAPEHIDYGGWGGRFSTEKISGIRGMDFIVKSGKDETQYDPYYMYGSTEEGIDAINKWKKHIFNDFAARMLWTTTENYSAVNHHPVAIVDGDNSLKVINKKAISGDSLIFDASASNDPDENTLDYKWSVYNEPSTYKGAITIEESSSSTCKILVPSEASGKTIHLILEITDNGTPALTAYRRIVINVDKEE is encoded by the coding sequence ATGAGATATATATTTCTATTTACATTTTTGTTTTGCGTAGACTATTGTACAGCACAAGTTGACCAAAGCGACAAGCAAAGGCTCATTGTTACCACCGACCTTGGAGGCACAGACCCCGATGATATCCAATCTATTATTCATCTTTTGGTTTGCTCTAATGTAATAGACATTGAAGGCCTTGTAAGCTCCCAAGTTTGGATGGACGATCCTGACAAGACCGACAAGATAATTGAATCTATAAATTGGTATGAAGAAATATTACCCAACTTAAAAAAGCACGCCCAAGGATATCCAGAGGCAAACTATTTAAAGTCAGTCACTAAGCGAGGCCAAGCAAAATCTAATATGTCTGGCGTCGGAAAAGGCAAAGACTCTCCAGGCTCGGAACTGATTATTTCTGTAGTTGACAATAAAGAAGATAAACGACCAGTATGGATTTCTGGATGGGGAGGCATGAACACTCTTGCACAAGCCCTGTGGAAAGTAAAGAATACTCGAAGCAAAAAAGAACTAAGAGAATTCATAAAGAAAATTCGGATTTACGATGTGCTTGGTCAAGATGATGCGGGTGCATGGATTGCAAAAAGCTTTCCTGACATTGTTTATATACGCAACAAAAAAATCTATGGATGGGCTCCTTCTGACGAATGGACTAAGAAAAATGTTCAGAACATAATGCCATTAGGACAATATTATCCTGATAGGGTATGGGCAACGGAAGGCGATACACCTGCTTTTCTTTTTGTATATGCCAATGGATTAAACGCACCAGAACATATAGATTACGGAGGATGGGGTGGTCGATTTTCCACAGAAAAGATAAGTGGAATACGCGGCATGGATTTTATTGTCAAGAGTGGTAAAGATGAAACACAATATGACCCTTATTACATGTACGGCAGTACAGAAGAAGGCATTGACGCCATAAACAAATGGAAAAAACACATTTTTAATGATTTTGCAGCCCGTATGTTGTGGACTACCACAGAAAACTATTCTGCTGTAAACCATCATCCCGTGGCTATTGTAGATGGCGATAACTCATTGAAAGTTATTAATAAAAAAGCGATTTCTGGAGATTCCTTAATTTTTGATGCTTCGGCTTCAAATGATCCTGATGAGAATACGCTGGATTATAAATGGTCGGTTTATAATGAACCAAGTACATATAAAGGTGCAATAACAATAGAAGAAAGTTCTTCATCGACATGTAAAATACTTGTACCTTCTGAGGCTTCAGGCAAGACCATACATCTTATTTTAGAAATAACTGACAACGGGACTCCGGCTTTGACTGCGTATAGACGAATTGTAATAAATGTAGACAAAGAAGAATAA
- a CDS encoding IS1182 family transposase, with protein MEYQQGQDREQLSLYATCLDDMIPQDNSVRLIDQFVNLLDLSQMGFQIIATQGRPPYDPADLLKLFIYGYMNQMRSSRRLEKEAYRNIEMIWLIKNLKPDHNTIARFRKENPKAIRKVFRQSVAIARNFNLIGETLIAGDSTKLRAQNSKKNNYNKKKIQRHLDYIDKKLQEHNQELATADGDRKKTKEIKDQIKGRKQQQVKYRAIQKQLDNDASSENPQRSISDPDSRHQIVWGTVTEVCYTAQTTVDAKHKLLIDYKLTNQNDKKAMGIMLRRAKSILQSNSFTALYDKGYHTGSEFHIADSMGINTLVAIPAIGRKSQAPDPKYNAENFIYNPDDDAYTCPQGNTLYSNGSWYKARNYTFKQYKTRACKQCPVRDNCTTSKINGKVIQRSQYTQNIQDNAKRIAQSGALYKKRQALVEHPYGTIKRQWGFDHIMTKRGIKAASADFGLIALAYNLRRLFNSKIGLHQLIVLLFLKKYIKAFIRLKKAFTQCTTKNTDHSINFVFNPNFNYF; from the coding sequence ATGGAATACCAACAAGGACAAGACCGCGAACAGCTTAGTCTTTACGCAACCTGTTTGGATGATATGATTCCCCAAGATAATAGCGTACGGCTCATTGATCAATTTGTCAACTTGCTCGATTTATCCCAAATGGGCTTTCAAATTATAGCCACTCAAGGGAGGCCGCCCTATGACCCCGCAGATCTGCTCAAACTCTTTATCTATGGCTATATGAACCAGATGCGATCTTCCCGAAGATTGGAGAAAGAGGCTTATCGTAACATTGAAATGATCTGGCTGATTAAAAACTTAAAACCCGATCACAATACCATTGCCCGGTTTAGAAAAGAAAACCCAAAAGCCATCCGAAAGGTGTTCCGGCAAAGCGTGGCCATCGCCCGTAACTTCAACCTGATCGGGGAAACACTTATTGCCGGGGATTCTACCAAGCTAAGGGCGCAAAACAGCAAAAAAAATAACTACAACAAAAAGAAAATCCAGCGCCATCTCGACTATATTGATAAAAAGCTCCAAGAGCATAACCAGGAACTGGCCACAGCTGATGGAGACCGGAAAAAAACCAAAGAAATTAAAGATCAAATAAAGGGGCGCAAACAGCAACAGGTCAAATACCGGGCAATACAAAAACAATTAGACAACGATGCTTCTTCTGAAAACCCACAACGATCAATTTCTGATCCCGATAGCCGGCATCAAATTGTATGGGGAACCGTTACCGAGGTCTGCTACACCGCGCAAACTACCGTAGATGCCAAACATAAATTACTGATCGATTATAAACTCACCAATCAAAATGATAAAAAAGCAATGGGCATCATGCTCAGAAGGGCCAAGTCCATTTTACAATCAAATTCCTTTACTGCACTTTATGACAAAGGCTATCATACCGGAAGCGAGTTCCATATTGCCGATAGTATGGGTATCAATACCCTGGTGGCCATTCCGGCCATTGGTCGTAAAAGTCAGGCGCCAGATCCTAAATACAATGCTGAAAACTTCATTTATAATCCTGATGATGACGCCTATACTTGCCCTCAGGGAAATACTTTATACAGCAATGGCTCCTGGTACAAAGCCCGCAACTATACCTTTAAACAATACAAGACCAGGGCATGCAAACAATGCCCGGTACGAGATAATTGCACTACTTCAAAAATCAATGGAAAGGTCATTCAGCGCAGTCAGTACACGCAAAACATTCAGGACAACGCTAAGCGCATTGCTCAAAGCGGTGCGCTGTATAAAAAGCGACAGGCCTTAGTTGAACATCCATATGGTACTATAAAGCGCCAATGGGGCTTTGACCATATCATGACCAAAAGAGGCATTAAAGCAGCTTCAGCCGACTTTGGACTCATCGCACTGGCCTATAATTTAAGAAGATTGTTCAATAGTAAAATCGGCTTACACCAACTCATCGTATTACTATTTTTAAAGAAGTATATAAAAGCCTTTATAAGACTGAAAAAAGCTTTTACCCAATGCACAACAAAAAATACTGATCATAGTATAAATTTTGTTTTCAATCCTAATTTCAACTATTTTTAA
- a CDS encoding OB-fold protein codes for MKKNLQHLISASALALFVFIAFGSMDDESSNEPTASEKIQADESLTQAQKDSLLVIERQKEIETRENQTVYASDLYYTYQQNEVSTDNNFKGKYFYVEGFVEYIKKDILDDIYVTLKTGEVIGSVQCYLDDANVAAQLKKGQRITVYGKCDGLIMMNVLMKNCKVVENLSDLKNQ; via the coding sequence ATGAAAAAAAATCTACAACACCTAATTTCAGCTTCGGCTTTAGCATTATTTGTATTCATCGCATTTGGAAGTATGGATGACGAATCTTCAAACGAACCGACAGCGTCTGAAAAAATTCAAGCTGATGAAAGTTTAACTCAAGCTCAAAAAGACAGTCTTTTAGTAATAGAACGACAAAAAGAAATAGAAACAAGAGAAAACCAAACCGTTTATGCTTCAGACCTGTATTATACCTATCAACAAAATGAAGTGAGTACTGATAATAATTTCAAAGGCAAATATTTTTATGTTGAGGGATTTGTCGAGTACATAAAGAAAGACATATTGGACGATATTTATGTTACTTTAAAAACTGGCGAAGTGATTGGGAGTGTCCAATGCTATCTTGACGATGCCAATGTTGCAGCTCAATTAAAAAAGGGACAACGAATTACAGTTTACGGAAAATGTGACGGACTTATTATGATGAACGTTTTAATGAAAAACTGTAAGGTCGTTGAAAATTTATCTGACTTGAAAAACCAATAA
- a CDS encoding virulence RhuM family protein, with the protein MNHPKIKNSEVIIFRPRSGQTEFEVVLDGENDTVWATEQQIMELFGKARRTIGEHIKNIYEEGELDRELTWREFRQVQREEKREVSRKVAAYNLDIIISVGYRVKSQVGTEFIKWATQRLKEYLLKGYSINKKLLKKEQNKVVALQKELNNLNKALFKTQKTLTDGFLSIISHYSKSFELLEKYDKDELSSDNLNEDVIYVINYNDVNGAIEKLRSDLLKNGKQANFLAMKKTMLLEGFWAVSHKPFSVNWPIQRLRRKQYNYYIQL; encoded by the coding sequence ATGAACCATCCTAAAATTAAAAATAGTGAAGTTATTATCTTTAGACCTCGAAGTGGGCAAACTGAATTTGAAGTAGTCCTGGATGGGGAGAACGATACTGTCTGGGCTACCGAACAACAAATAATGGAGTTGTTTGGCAAAGCGAGAAGAACAATCGGAGAGCATATTAAAAACATTTATGAAGAAGGCGAACTTGATAGGGAATTAACTTGGCGGGAATTCCGCCAAGTTCAAAGAGAAGAGAAACGGGAGGTTTCAAGAAAAGTTGCTGCTTACAACTTAGATATTATAATTTCAGTTGGGTACCGTGTCAAATCTCAGGTAGGTACCGAGTTCATAAAATGGGCGACCCAACGACTTAAGGAATATCTTCTCAAAGGTTACTCAATCAATAAAAAACTGCTCAAAAAAGAACAAAATAAGGTTGTAGCATTACAAAAAGAGCTAAATAACCTAAACAAAGCCCTCTTTAAAACACAAAAAACACTAACTGACGGCTTTTTGTCAATAATTTCTCATTATTCAAAATCTTTTGAACTACTCGAAAAGTACGATAAAGATGAATTATCCTCTGACAACCTCAATGAAGACGTAATCTATGTAATTAACTATAATGACGTTAATGGTGCAATTGAGAAATTACGATCAGATTTACTGAAAAATGGGAAGCAAGCAAACTTTTTGGCAATGAAAAAGACGATGCTTTTAGAGGGATTTTGGGCAGTATCTCACAAACCGTTTTCGGTAAATTGGCCTATCCAACGATTGAGGAGGAAGCAGTACAACTATTATATTCAGTTATAA
- a CDS encoding type II toxin-antitoxin system death-on-curing family toxin, which translates to MAYPTIEEEAVQLLYSVIKGHPFSDGNKRIGSFLFVWFLEQNNHHLNESGERKINDNTLVTLALIVAQSLPEQRETIQKLIINLIKE; encoded by the coding sequence TTGGCCTATCCAACGATTGAGGAGGAAGCAGTACAACTATTATATTCAGTTATAAAGGGGCATCCATTCAGTGATGGTAACAAACGGATAGGATCTTTTTTATTCGTTTGGTTTCTTGAACAAAACAACCATCATCTTAATGAAAGTGGAGAACGGAAAATTAATGATAATACGCTTGTTACCTTAGCTTTAATTGTTGCTCAAAGCCTTCCTGAACAACGAGAAACAATCCAAAAATTGATAATAAATTTAATAAAAGAATAA
- a CDS encoding nuclear transport factor 2 family protein, protein MLGFNYYDYLSLFKINGEWKIVNKLFTNVVL, encoded by the coding sequence ATGTTAGGTTTTAATTATTACGACTATCTATCACTTTTCAAAATAAATGGCGAATGGAAAATAGTTAACAAACTATTTACTAATGTGGTATTGTAA
- a CDS encoding S41 family peptidase: MKKYLEITLILFFSLNIQAQDFKTSQDSIRFFYDNLFEVMKNGYLFREKVDWKEIETKINNELKQYSDFNKSLNEVSIVFDLTKADHSKLFYNGKQFSGNFPAPTQDDFTEQWIKKYKINPQFEVKILDNQYGYILMPGMHSEKNLHKQSQDLYDEVNKIKKSNKLQGWIIDLRFNTGGDIFPMLLALYDFLGDNVVWGILDINKNQISEIKLKNGKYKDNSKTVSYIKPEGKLLDKINIAVITNLATGSSGEITALAFKGRENTTFIGKKTYGKTTSNIKADLPFGAFMTLTTSYDCDRNGNYYEKIIPDVTIGEKDNFDNLLLDGNIQEAIKFISE; the protein is encoded by the coding sequence ATGAAGAAATATTTAGAAATTACGCTTATATTATTCTTTTCTTTAAATATTCAGGCACAAGATTTTAAAACATCGCAAGACAGTATAAGATTCTTCTACGACAACCTTTTTGAGGTAATGAAAAATGGATATTTATTTAGAGAAAAAGTCGACTGGAAAGAAATAGAAACAAAAATTAATAATGAATTAAAACAATATTCTGATTTCAACAAATCACTAAATGAAGTTTCTATTGTTTTTGATTTAACAAAAGCAGATCATTCCAAATTATTTTATAATGGCAAGCAATTTAGTGGAAATTTTCCAGCTCCTACTCAAGACGATTTTACCGAGCAATGGATAAAAAAATATAAAATAAACCCACAATTTGAAGTTAAGATTTTAGATAATCAATATGGTTATATTTTAATGCCAGGCATGCACAGTGAAAAAAATCTTCATAAACAGTCACAAGACTTGTACGATGAAGTTAATAAGATTAAAAAGTCAAATAAGTTGCAAGGTTGGATTATTGATTTGCGTTTTAATACGGGTGGTGACATTTTCCCAATGCTATTGGCCTTGTATGACTTTCTAGGTGATAATGTGGTATGGGGTATACTTGACATTAATAAAAATCAGATCAGTGAAATAAAATTAAAGAATGGAAAATATAAGGATAATTCTAAAACAGTATCTTACATAAAACCTGAAGGAAAGTTACTTGATAAAATAAACATAGCAGTAATTACAAATCTTGCAACTGGTAGTTCTGGAGAAATAACTGCATTAGCCTTCAAAGGAAGAGAAAACACAACTTTTATTGGTAAAAAAACATACGGAAAGACAACCAGTAATATTAAAGCAGATTTACCATTTGGAGCTTTTATGACCCTGACAACTAGCTATGACTGCGATAGAAATGGTAACTACTATGAAAAAATTATTCCTGACGTAACTATTGGGGAGAAAGATAATTTTGATAATCTACTTTTAGATGGAAATATTCAAGAAGCAATAAAATTTATATCAGAATAA